The following proteins come from a genomic window of Mustela lutreola isolate mMusLut2 chromosome 6, mMusLut2.pri, whole genome shotgun sequence:
- the LOC131834286 gene encoding HLA class II histocompatibility antigen, DR alpha chain — translation MAINGVPVLGFFIMTLLMGPQESQAIKEDHVIIQAEFYLTPDQSGEFMFDFDGDEIFHVDMEKKETVWRLEEFGRFASFEAQGALANIAVDKANLDIMIKLSNHTPNTNVPPEVTVLSNTPVELGEPNTLICFIDKFSPPVINVTWLRNGNPVTTGVSETVFLPREDHLFRKFHYLPFLPSANDVYDCKVEHWGLEEPLLKHWEFEPPTPLPETTENVVCALGLVVGLVGIIVGTIFIIKGMRKANAGERRGPL, via the exons atggCCATAAATGGAGTCCCAGTGCTAGGATTTTTCATCATGACTTTACTGATGGGTCCTCAAGAATCACAGGCTATCAAAG AGGACCATGTGATCATCCAGGCTGAGTTCTATCTGACCCCTGACCAATCAGGCGAGTTTATGTTTGACTTCGATGGTGATGAGATTTTCCACGTGGATATGGAAAAGAAGGAGACAGTGTGGCGGCTGGAAGAATTTGGACGCTTTGCCAGCTTTGAGGCGCAGGGTGCCTTGGCCAACATAGCTGTGGACAAAGCTAACCTGGACATCATGATAAAGCTCTCCAACCACACCCCAAACACCAATG TACCTCCAGAGGTGACTGTGCTCTCAAACACCCCTGTGGAACTGGGAGAGCCCAACACCCTCATCTGCTTCATCGACAAGTTCTCCCCACCAGTGATCAATGTCACGTGGCTCCGAAATGGAAACCCTGTCACCACAGGAGTGTCCGAGACAGTCTTCCTGCCCAGGGAAGACCACCTTTTCCGCAAGTTCCACTAtctccccttcctgccctcaGCCAACGATGTCTATGACTGCAAGGTGGAGCACTGGGGTTTGGAGGAGCCTCTTCTCAAGCACTGGG AGTTTGAACCACCAACCCCTCTCCCAGAGACAACTGAGAATGTGGTGTGTGCCCTGGGCCTGGTTGTGGGTTTGGTGGGTATCATTGTCGGGACCATCTTCATCATCAAGGGCATGCGCAAGGCCAATGCTGGCGAACGCCGAGGGCCTCTGTGA